The genomic DNA CGATGCAGCCTCAGGGACACGTGCAGATCCTGGCCAACATCATCGACTTCGGACTCAACGTGCAGGAGGCCGGCGACGCCCCCCGCTTCCGCCATACCGGCTCGTCCCAACCCACGGGCGAAGTGATGGAGGACGGCGGATGGCTCAATCTGGAATCGGGCGTCTCCGCCGAGGTGCGGCGCGCCCTCCTGAAAATGCGCCACCGCGTGCGCTCGTCAGCGGGCGGGTACGGAGGCTATCAGGCCATTCTCTATGACCCCGATAACGACACCTACTGGGCCGCCAGCGAATCGCGCAAGGACGGCATGGCTGCAGGATACTAGCAAGTTCGAGTTGCGGAGTTCGAAGTGCGAAGCAGGTTATGGACCCACTAGAGGAATATAGCAGCCGGTTGGAAGAGCGCCTCGAGACCGTTGGCCGGCTGCGGGGGCGCGAGGAGCGCTTTTCGACCTGGCGTTTGCTGGCGGGCGGCGGAATACTTGCGGCCATTTGGATTTCTCTGGGGCCTCAGTGGTTCGCGCCCATCTGGATCTTCCTCCCCGCCGGCCTCCTCATCGTCCTCATCGTGGCTCACGCCCGCTTGCGTGAGGAATTGGCCCAGGCCGAAAGGGCCGCCGACTTCTATCAACGGGGTCTGGAACGCCTGGGACCGGGCAAGCCCGCGGAGGAAGAGGGGGGACGGCCGTCCTCGAAGGACGAGGGCGGACTCGACCTGATGCCCGCGGGACATCTCTATGCCTCCGACCTCGATCTGTTGGGGCCGGGTTCGGTCTTCCAGCTCCTCTCCAGCGCCCGCACGCGCAGCGGGGAGGAGACTTTGGCCGGCTGGCTCTGCCGTCCGGCCCCTCCCGAGCAGATCCGCGCCCGTCAGGAGGCGGTGCAGGACATGCGTCCGCGGCTGGACTTGCGCGAAGGTCTGGCCGTGCTGGAAGCCGAAGTCCAGGAGCGCTGCGATCCGTCGCGGCTGGTGGCCTGGGCTAGCCGTCCCTCCCCCGCGGCGACGCCTCTTCTGGGCCTGCTGGCTCCGCTGCTCGTCCTCATCACGCTGCTCACGACCGGGGTGTCCATCGCCTACGAACTGGGACCCTGGCCGCCGCTGCTGGCGCTGCTGCTGCAAGCCGCCTTCGGACTGGCCATGAGGAAGCGCGCGCTGGGGGCTATCGAGGGCATCGATGAGCCTTCGCGCGACCTGGAGTTGCTCTCCAAGGTGCTCAATCGCCTGGAAGAGGAGGCTTTCGAGTCCGACCATCTGCAAGGCCTGCACCGCAGGCTGATGACCGACGAGAAGACGCCCTCCCAGCACATCGAGCGGCTGGCCTTCCTGATGGATCTGCTGGACTCGCGGCGCAACCAGATGTTCGCCTTCTTCGCCTACCTGCTGCTCTGGACCACCCAAGTGGGCCTGGCCCTGGAACACTGGCGCCGACGCTGCGGACCCGCCATCGCCGACTGGCTGGAGGCGCTGGGCGAGATGGAAGCCCTCTCGTCGCTGGCGGGATTCGCCTTCGAGAACCCTCAGGCGCCCTTCCCCGAGGTGCTGGAGGCCGATTCCGGTCCTCATTTCGAGGGAGTCGACCTGCGCCACCCGCTGCTGGGAAGCAGCCGCTGCGTTCCCAACTCGGTCCACCTGGGGCATGAGCTGCGGCTGATGGTGGTAAGCGGATCCAACATGTCGGGCAAGACCACCCTGCTGCGTACGGTAGGCGTCAACGCCGTGCTGGCCCTGGCGGGCGCTCCCGTTCTGGCCAAGAGCCTGCGCATCTCGCCCCTGGTGCTGGGAGCCACCTTGCGCGTGCAGGACTCGCTGCAAGAGGGCAAATCGCGCTTTTACGCCGAGATTACCCGTCTGCGGCGCATCTTTGAGCTGGCTCAGCAGGGGCGTCCGCTGCTTTTCTTGCTGGACGAGGTGCTGCACGGGACCAATTCCCACGACCGGGCCATCGGCGCCGAGGGCGTCCTCAGGGCGCTGGTCGACCATGGCGCCATCGGACTCGTCACCACCCACGACCTGGCCCTGGCCAAAGTGGCCGACAGTCTGGGCGACAAGGCGGCCAACGTCCACTTCGAAGATCACCTTGAAGACGGCACCCTGGTCTTCGACCACAAGCTGCGCCCCGGCGTCACCAAAAAATCCAACGCCCTCGACCTCATGCGCTCGGTGGGTCTGAAGGTCTGAAAGGCATTCTTGCACGGCTCAAGCCCAAAGAAATAGACTAGAGAGGCGATGGAAAAAGAGGTAAAAGTCTTTTCGAGCTTTCAGGAAGCTGAGGAAGCCGATGCCGCTTATTATGCCTCACTGACCCCTCAAGAACGCCTCGACATCCTCCTCGACATGGTCGCACGCTACCGGGAGTCCCAAGGTGAAGCTGAACAGCGATTTGAGAGAGTTTATCAAGTTGTTGAACTCCCGCAAGATTAGGTATTTGGTCGTTGGCGGCCACGCGGTGGCTTTCCACGGTTACCCGCGATTCACTGCTGACATTGACTTCCTCATCAAGCCTTCGCCAGAGAACGCGGGCCTTGTAGCGGAAGCGATCAAAGATTTCGGCTTCGGAGACCAACCGAGCTTGCGGGACCAACTCACGCAGTCGGGCAAGATCCTGCAACTTGGCCGCCAACCGAATCGAATTGACCTCATCACCTCGATCAGCGGGCTGGACTTCGACGAAGCCTGGGAAGACTCAGTTGCAGGCGAACTCGACGGACTCCCCGTACGCTTCCCAAGCCGAGATTCATTGCTGAGAAACAAGAGGGCCTCAGGCAGAGCCAAAGACCTTGCTGACGTCGAAGAACTTGAGAGGGTCGCCCAAAAGGAGTCCGGCTAGACCCGGAGGCTCGCGGTATATCATCAGGCGTCACTAAAAGGACGATCTTGTATCATGAGAGGCGATGAACTCACAGCAGCGCCAGCGCCTGGTTGAGATCGTGGGGAAAGAAAACGCTTTCACCGAGGCCTCGGAGCTGCTGGTCTACGAGTGCGACGGACTCACCTTTCAGCGCCGCCCTCCCGACATCGTGCTCTTTCCCCGCTCCGCCCAACACGTCGCCGAGATCGCCAAACTGGCCTACGCTGAAGGAATCCCCTACTTGCCCCGCGGAGCCGGCACCAGCCTCAGCGGAGGAACGGTGCCCATCGCCGGAGGCATCCTGCTGGAGACCTCGCGCCTC from Acidobacteriota bacterium includes the following:
- a CDS encoding DNA mismatch repair protein MutS, whose translation is MDPLEEYSSRLEERLETVGRLRGREERFSTWRLLAGGGILAAIWISLGPQWFAPIWIFLPAGLLIVLIVAHARLREELAQAERAADFYQRGLERLGPGKPAEEEGGRPSSKDEGGLDLMPAGHLYASDLDLLGPGSVFQLLSSARTRSGEETLAGWLCRPAPPEQIRARQEAVQDMRPRLDLREGLAVLEAEVQERCDPSRLVAWASRPSPAATPLLGLLAPLLVLITLLTTGVSIAYELGPWPPLLALLLQAAFGLAMRKRALGAIEGIDEPSRDLELLSKVLNRLEEEAFESDHLQGLHRRLMTDEKTPSQHIERLAFLMDLLDSRRNQMFAFFAYLLLWTTQVGLALEHWRRRCGPAIADWLEALGEMEALSSLAGFAFENPQAPFPEVLEADSGPHFEGVDLRHPLLGSSRCVPNSVHLGHELRLMVVSGSNMSGKTTLLRTVGVNAVLALAGAPVLAKSLRISPLVLGATLRVQDSLQEGKSRFYAEITRLRRIFELAQQGRPLLFLLDEVLHGTNSHDRAIGAEGVLRALVDHGAIGLVTTHDLALAKVADSLGDKAANVHFEDHLEDGTLVFDHKLRPGVTKKSNALDLMRSVGLKV